One Kitasatospora sp. MAP12-44 DNA segment encodes these proteins:
- a CDS encoding lipopolysaccharide assembly protein LapA domain-containing protein yields the protein MAQTSRPRKSSLTVKGREVRLRTIGLGVLMVLAIWFIAANTASVDVKLWVSTVTMPLWLVLTVTLLVGMIIGVGLARRRAKRRP from the coding sequence ATGGCACAGACATCTCGACCTCGTAAGTCATCGCTGACCGTGAAGGGCCGCGAGGTGCGACTGCGCACCATCGGCCTGGGTGTCCTCATGGTCCTCGCCATCTGGTTCATCGCGGCCAACACCGCGTCGGTCGACGTCAAGCTGTGGGTCTCCACGGTCACCATGCCGCTGTGGCTGGTCCTGACCGTGACACTGCTGGTCGGCATGATCATCGGCGTCGGCCTCGCCCGCCGCCGCGCCAAGCGGCGACCTTAG
- a CDS encoding XdhC family protein — protein MGSSNEFDILDAVHPWYLAGEPFALATVVGTFRSAPRPPGAAMAVSASGVVVGSVSGGCVEGAVYEEAREVLMSERRVLRTYGVSDDDAFEAGLTCGGTLQIFVEPVSRRSFPELPDVMGALKDGEPVAVATVVAGPDSGPGGLGRRLVVWPDRASGTLGSVALDRVVTVDVRGLLEQGTTTLRHYSPAGRCADRAELADLDDLAVFVRSFVPPPRLLVFGAIDFAAAVAELGAFLGYRVTVCDARPVFATAERFPHADEVVVRWPHDYLTEEAAAGRLDDRTVVTVLTHDPKFDVPLLTVALRLPQLAYVGALGSRRTQRDRLARLREVGLDDQELARLSAPAGLDLGARTPQETAVSIAAEIIAARWGGTGRPLARGHGPIHTAIAPDESGAR, from the coding sequence ATGGGGTCCAGCAACGAGTTCGACATCCTCGACGCGGTCCACCCGTGGTACCTGGCGGGCGAGCCATTCGCTCTCGCCACGGTGGTAGGCACCTTCCGCAGCGCGCCGCGGCCGCCCGGCGCCGCGATGGCGGTGTCGGCCTCCGGCGTCGTGGTGGGCAGCGTCTCGGGCGGTTGCGTCGAGGGTGCGGTGTACGAGGAGGCGCGCGAGGTGCTGATGTCGGAGCGCCGGGTGCTGCGGACGTACGGGGTGAGCGACGACGACGCCTTCGAGGCCGGACTGACCTGCGGCGGTACCCTGCAGATCTTCGTCGAGCCGGTGTCCCGCCGCAGCTTCCCCGAACTTCCCGACGTGATGGGGGCGTTGAAGGACGGCGAACCGGTGGCCGTGGCCACCGTGGTGGCCGGACCGGACAGCGGGCCAGGCGGGCTCGGGCGCCGGCTGGTGGTCTGGCCGGACCGCGCCTCGGGCACCCTGGGCTCGGTCGCGCTCGACCGCGTGGTGACCGTCGACGTCCGCGGCCTGCTCGAACAGGGCACCACCACGCTGCGCCACTACTCGCCGGCGGGTCGCTGCGCGGACCGGGCCGAGCTCGCCGATCTCGACGACCTGGCCGTGTTCGTCCGATCGTTCGTGCCCCCGCCGCGGCTACTGGTGTTCGGCGCCATCGACTTCGCGGCGGCCGTCGCCGAGCTGGGCGCGTTCCTGGGCTACCGGGTCACGGTGTGCGACGCCCGCCCGGTGTTCGCCACCGCCGAGCGGTTCCCGCACGCGGACGAGGTCGTGGTGCGCTGGCCGCACGACTACCTGACCGAGGAGGCGGCGGCCGGCCGGCTGGACGACCGCACGGTGGTCACCGTGCTGACCCACGACCCCAAGTTCGACGTGCCGCTGCTGACCGTGGCCCTGCGACTGCCCCAGCTCGCCTACGTCGGCGCGCTGGGCTCGCGCCGCACCCAGCGCGACCGGCTCGCCCGCCTGCGCGAAGTCGGCCTGGACGACCAGGAGTTGGCCCGACTGTCCGCCCCGGCCGGCCTCGACCTCGGCGCCCGCACCCCGCAGGAGACGGCGGTCTCGATCGCCGCCGAGATCATCGCCGCCCGCTGGGGCGGCACCGGCCGGCCACTGGCCCGGGGCCATGGACCCATCCACACCGCCATCGCCCCGGACGAGAGCGGCGCGCGCTGA
- a CDS encoding neprosin family prolyl endopeptidase encodes MSLRRTLTALGAAALGLSLLLLAQGADAATYRNGAWFSYVSGQQTTDANGAGVTMMQATPYVASAQGHSLQELSVQDANQQSTVEVGWTVDPQVNGDYLPHLFVFHWVDGQVSCYNGCGFVPATGTSARPGMAVTSGAAATYQIDHDAGTQAWWIYYNGQAVGDFPDSLWQDPTTHADTFTRAQLVSAFGEVADPDPVSRSWMGNGSCGSWSDSSAISGYQLYGSADQPNLTVRATDPGSYNSGSATATSFQLGGSGSGTC; translated from the coding sequence ATGTCCCTCCGAAGAACACTCACCGCGCTCGGTGCGGCCGCACTCGGACTCTCGCTCCTGCTGCTCGCGCAGGGTGCGGACGCCGCGACATACCGCAATGGCGCATGGTTCAGCTACGTCTCCGGTCAGCAGACCACCGACGCCAACGGCGCCGGCGTCACCATGATGCAGGCCACCCCGTATGTGGCGAGCGCGCAAGGGCACTCGCTGCAGGAGCTGTCCGTGCAGGACGCGAACCAGCAGTCCACCGTCGAGGTGGGCTGGACCGTCGACCCGCAGGTCAACGGCGACTACCTGCCGCACCTGTTCGTCTTCCACTGGGTCGACGGCCAGGTCTCGTGCTACAACGGCTGCGGTTTCGTCCCGGCCACCGGCACCAGCGCCCGGCCCGGCATGGCCGTCACCTCGGGGGCCGCCGCGACCTACCAGATCGACCACGACGCCGGCACCCAGGCCTGGTGGATCTACTACAACGGCCAGGCCGTCGGCGACTTCCCCGACTCGCTCTGGCAGGACCCGACCACCCACGCCGACACCTTCACCCGCGCGCAGCTGGTCAGCGCCTTCGGCGAGGTCGCCGACCCCGACCCGGTCAGCCGCAGCTGGATGGGCAACGGCTCCTGCGGCAGCTGGTCCGACTCCTCCGCGATCTCCGGCTACCAGCTCTACGGGTCCGCCGACCAACCGAACCTCACCGTCCGGGCGACCGATCCCGGCTCCTACAACTCCGGTAGCGCGACGGCTACTTCGTTCCAGCTCGGCGGATCGGGCAGCGGCACCTGCTGA
- a CDS encoding DUF4185 domain-containing protein codes for MSQPSQPRRPDAGEPTRRSLLRAGAGLTLGAGLLGATAGSAFAGPAARRAALAPMAQTGAALCDTPGDSANAQGLGSGDLGIPYFREHDGSWGYVFGDSWANAAQQNPYLGSPVMLAQSNFDSSGGSPISFTWAMPTGGRAAQLFNYAHQTDNGYGWEFSRIPNDCIEFGGRTYIQYTSVATWTPPAGYDGSLMSGVAYSDDYGVTWQDYPYHWAGDTQHNNQSMYGMWSFAGIDPDGWLYIFSKRWNGTHRNTADGGAIQLFRIQPNDFRAGNFGAQQNWAYLNGSWQWTQAAAPSIILSGNNIGEFSVKRINGTYCMSYFDVVDYSICTRTAPRPDAVWSAPTPQIVGNNVLPPSHWGRPQLPYLYGGYIHPGSASANSLTLIVSQWNGQQGQSPYRVLQYDGINP; via the coding sequence ATGTCCCAGCCTTCCCAGCCGCGCCGGCCGGACGCCGGCGAGCCCACCCGCCGCTCGCTGCTCCGCGCCGGTGCCGGCCTGACCCTGGGCGCGGGCCTGCTCGGCGCCACCGCCGGCTCCGCCTTCGCCGGCCCCGCCGCTCGCCGCGCGGCGCTCGCGCCGATGGCCCAGACCGGTGCCGCGCTGTGCGACACGCCCGGCGACTCGGCGAACGCGCAGGGCCTGGGCTCCGGAGATCTCGGCATCCCCTACTTCCGGGAGCACGACGGCTCCTGGGGCTACGTCTTCGGCGACTCCTGGGCCAACGCCGCCCAGCAGAACCCCTACCTCGGCTCGCCGGTGATGCTCGCCCAGTCGAACTTCGACAGCAGCGGCGGCTCGCCGATCTCGTTCACCTGGGCGATGCCCACCGGCGGCCGCGCCGCCCAGCTGTTCAACTACGCGCACCAGACGGACAACGGATACGGCTGGGAGTTCAGCCGGATCCCCAACGACTGCATCGAGTTCGGCGGTCGCACCTACATCCAGTACACCTCGGTGGCGACCTGGACCCCGCCGGCCGGCTACGACGGCTCGCTGATGTCAGGCGTCGCCTACTCCGACGACTACGGCGTGACCTGGCAGGACTACCCGTACCACTGGGCCGGCGACACCCAGCACAACAACCAGTCCATGTACGGCATGTGGTCCTTCGCCGGCATCGACCCGGACGGCTGGCTCTACATCTTCTCCAAGCGCTGGAACGGCACCCACCGCAACACCGCCGACGGCGGCGCGATCCAGCTCTTCCGGATCCAGCCGAACGACTTCCGGGCCGGCAACTTCGGCGCCCAGCAGAACTGGGCCTATCTCAACGGCTCCTGGCAGTGGACCCAGGCGGCCGCGCCCTCGATCATCCTCTCCGGCAACAACATCGGGGAGTTCTCGGTCAAGCGGATCAACGGCACGTACTGCATGAGCTACTTCGACGTCGTCGACTACTCGATCTGCACCCGCACCGCGCCTCGCCCCGACGCCGTCTGGTCGGCGCCCACGCCGCAGATCGTCGGCAACAACGTCCTGCCGCCGAGCCACTGGGGCCGACCGCAGCTCCCCTACCTCTACGGCGGCTACATCCACCCGGGCAGCGCGAGCGCGAACTCGCTGACGCTGATCGTCTCGCAGTGGAACGGGCAGCAGGGGCAGTCGCCGTACCGGGTGCTCCAGTACGACGGGATCAACCCGTAA
- a CDS encoding helix-turn-helix domain-containing protein, which produces MDGSTDRLGGLSSTDREDQQVGRQEQPLDAEEGPLALFALELRELRRQAGSPPYRRLATRINYSASTLADAAGGRRLPSEAVLAAFVTACGGDAVEWERRRVRTHQLITRPPAVVAEPAAVEEEVAVEKEVVEVGPQADGRPRSASPRRVLLPLVALLFALTFSACVPGDSAAPAASGALAALTTRASLQATARWLRPGTDIPPQYVGLIIEAGTTCPEPEITPALVAAMLKAESGFDPNLSDPVKDEYGIARWTPRVLRYYLPPDRQATVPVPPFTPEDSIPAVGRMLCAIAPELQGVPGDPALNLAAAYRTATWVVQQQNQARLAAIQPYLDQVGANLQRYRPQQQPS; this is translated from the coding sequence ATGGACGGCTCGACGGACCGACTCGGCGGGCTGAGCTCGACCGACAGAGAGGACCAGCAGGTGGGACGTCAGGAACAGCCGCTCGACGCCGAGGAAGGCCCCCTGGCGCTCTTCGCACTGGAGCTGCGCGAGCTGCGACGCCAGGCCGGCAGTCCGCCCTACCGCCGACTCGCCACCCGCATCAACTACTCCGCCTCCACGCTCGCCGACGCCGCCGGCGGGCGCCGGCTGCCGAGCGAGGCGGTGCTGGCCGCCTTCGTGACCGCGTGCGGCGGCGACGCGGTGGAGTGGGAGCGCCGCCGCGTGCGCACGCACCAGCTGATCACCCGGCCGCCGGCTGTGGTCGCGGAGCCGGCTGCGGTCGAGGAGGAGGTCGCGGTCGAGAAGGAGGTTGTCGAGGTGGGGCCGCAGGCCGACGGCCGGCCGCGATCGGCGTCGCCGCGTCGCGTCCTTCTCCCGCTGGTCGCGCTGCTCTTCGCCCTCACCTTCAGCGCCTGCGTCCCGGGCGACTCCGCCGCACCCGCCGCATCCGGCGCCCTGGCCGCCCTCACCACCCGGGCGTCGCTCCAAGCCACCGCACGCTGGCTGCGCCCCGGCACCGACATTCCCCCGCAGTACGTGGGCCTGATCATCGAGGCCGGCACCACCTGCCCCGAACCGGAGATCACCCCGGCCCTGGTCGCGGCCATGCTCAAGGCCGAGAGCGGCTTCGACCCGAACCTGAGCGACCCGGTCAAGGACGAGTACGGCATCGCCCGTTGGACGCCCAGGGTGCTCCGCTACTACCTGCCGCCCGACCGTCAGGCCACCGTCCCCGTACCGCCGTTCACCCCCGAGGACTCGATCCCCGCCGTTGGCCGGATGCTCTGCGCCATCGCCCCGGAGCTCCAGGGCGTCCCGGGCGACCCGGCCCTCAACCTCGCCGCCGCCTACCGCACCGCCACCTGGGTGGTCCAGCAGCAGAACCAGGCCAGGCTCGCGGCCATCCAGCCCTACCTGGACCAGGTCGGCGCCAACCTCCAGCGCTACCGCCCGCAGCAGCAGCCTTCCTGA
- a CDS encoding EamA family transporter produces the protein MSPLEAVTSRPAAPRPAARPRLTGAQGGALMAMGAMSSVQLGLALSVPLFAQLGAVGTAGLRLAWAGVLVLLLVRPRPRDFARRDLLACALLGLVTAGMVMLFMLSAARIPLGTASALEFLGPLSISLLRPGGGRKHWAALAAAGVVLLTEPWHGGIDPAGLGFALGAAVCWAGYILLTQRVGDQVTGLKGLAVSLPVAGVVATLVAAPSELGRATWPLVFVMLGLAALSTVLPFTLEFLALRRLTAGAFGTLMSLEPAIALVMGVLVLGQVPGPAPAAGVVLVVIAGAGATRTGGREAETETEAVPDSEVRAPALCA, from the coding sequence ATGAGCCCGCTGGAAGCCGTCACCTCTCGCCCCGCCGCCCCTCGCCCCGCAGCCCGTCCGCGCCTGACCGGCGCCCAGGGCGGCGCCCTGATGGCCATGGGGGCGATGTCCTCCGTCCAGCTCGGACTGGCCCTTTCGGTACCGCTCTTCGCCCAACTCGGCGCCGTGGGCACGGCCGGACTGCGGCTGGCCTGGGCCGGCGTACTGGTCCTGCTGCTGGTCCGCCCGCGGCCGCGCGACTTCGCCCGCCGCGACCTGCTGGCCTGCGCGCTGCTGGGCCTGGTGACCGCCGGCATGGTGATGCTCTTCATGCTGTCCGCCGCCCGCATCCCGCTGGGCACCGCGAGCGCGCTGGAGTTCCTCGGCCCGCTCTCGATCTCCCTGCTGCGCCCGGGCGGCGGGCGCAAGCACTGGGCAGCGCTGGCCGCCGCCGGCGTCGTGCTGCTGACCGAGCCCTGGCACGGCGGCATCGACCCGGCCGGCCTCGGCTTCGCGCTCGGTGCGGCGGTCTGCTGGGCGGGGTACATCCTGCTGACCCAGCGCGTCGGCGACCAGGTGACCGGGCTGAAGGGGCTGGCGGTCTCGCTGCCGGTGGCGGGCGTGGTCGCCACCCTGGTCGCCGCACCGTCCGAACTCGGCCGTGCGACCTGGCCGCTGGTCTTCGTCATGCTGGGGCTGGCCGCGCTGAGCACCGTGCTGCCGTTCACGCTCGAATTCCTCGCGCTGCGCCGCCTCACCGCCGGCGCCTTCGGCACGCTGATGAGCCTGGAGCCGGCGATCGCGCTGGTGATGGGCGTCCTGGTGCTCGGTCAGGTGCCCGGCCCGGCGCCGGCGGCCGGCGTCGTCCTCGTGGTGATCGCCGGCGCCGGCGCCACCCGCACCGGCGGGCGGGAGGCGGAGACGGAGACGGAGGCTGTCCCAGACAGCGAGGTCCGGGCGCCGGCGCTGTGCGCCTGA
- a CDS encoding LysR family transcriptional regulator → METRRLQILAELSRLGSMRAVADVLGVTTSTVSQQIAALAREMDTALIEPVGRLVRLTPAGRRLAEHAVTILAAVETAHRDLGPGAEPNGTLRVAGFATAIRGYLLPVVVDLAATSPRVHILIREHEPAESLELLAADEVDLALTYDYNLAPVAEDPTISATPLWTARWGLGVPADAEPGEGTTLDTFARFREHDWIVNSRNTADEEVIRTLASMAGFRPRVTHQADSLDLVQEMIAAGLGVALLPIGFPTQPGVRLVRLAGPDVELRAYAVARHGRLDWPPLALVTELLSATARG, encoded by the coding sequence ATGGAGACACGGCGGCTGCAGATCCTGGCGGAGTTGTCCCGGCTGGGCTCGATGCGCGCGGTCGCGGATGTGCTCGGCGTCACCACCTCGACGGTCTCGCAGCAGATCGCCGCGCTGGCCCGTGAGATGGACACCGCGCTGATCGAGCCCGTCGGGCGGCTGGTCCGGCTGACGCCGGCGGGTCGGCGGCTCGCCGAGCATGCGGTGACGATCCTCGCCGCGGTCGAGACGGCACACCGCGACCTCGGCCCGGGAGCCGAGCCCAACGGCACCCTGCGGGTCGCCGGCTTCGCCACCGCCATCCGCGGCTACCTGCTGCCCGTCGTGGTCGACCTCGCCGCGACCAGCCCGCGGGTCCACATCCTGATCCGTGAGCACGAGCCCGCCGAGTCGCTGGAGCTGCTGGCCGCCGACGAAGTGGACCTCGCGCTCACCTACGACTACAACCTGGCTCCGGTCGCCGAGGATCCCACGATCAGCGCGACCCCGTTGTGGACCGCCAGGTGGGGGCTCGGCGTGCCGGCCGATGCCGAGCCCGGCGAGGGTACGACGCTGGACACCTTCGCCCGCTTCCGGGAGCACGACTGGATCGTCAACTCCCGCAACACGGCGGACGAGGAGGTCATCCGCACGCTCGCCTCGATGGCCGGCTTCCGTCCCCGCGTCACCCACCAGGCCGACAGCCTCGACCTGGTGCAGGAGATGATCGCGGCCGGCCTGGGCGTGGCGCTGCTGCCGATCGGCTTCCCGACCCAGCCCGGCGTGCGGCTCGTCCGGCTGGCCGGCCCCGACGTCGAGCTGCGCGCCTACGCGGTGGCCCGGCACGGCCGCCTCGACTGGCCGCCGCTCGCGCTGGTGACCGAGCTGCTCAGCGCCACAGCGCGCGGCTGA